The proteins below are encoded in one region of Lactuca sativa cultivar Salinas chromosome 3, Lsat_Salinas_v11, whole genome shotgun sequence:
- the LOC111883511 gene encoding hydroxymethylglutaryl-CoA lyase, mitochondrial — protein MSSLEEPLGLDKLPSLSTIDLSRRFSSTRCSTSGEETGFGCCWIEGKNWGSSNSYKEDLKEYMREAFIWRHHTREITHNDIIWEIEGRNHETNGNRSHSRHIPNLQNSSISNDTTPRDMTNKIFRGMPKYVKIVEVGPRDGLQNEKNLVPTSVKIELIHRLLSCGLSVVEATSFVSPKWVPQLADAKEVVEAVKHLEGARLPVLTPNLKGFEAAIAAGAKEIAVFASASESFSKANINCTIEESLIRYRDVIHTATKLSIPVRGYVSCVIGCPVEGAVSPSKVAYVAKKLHDMGCSEISLGDTIGIGTPGTVIPMLEAVMEVVPIEKLAVHFHDTYGQSLPNILVSLQMGISIVDSSVGGLGGCPYAKGASGNVATEDVVYMLNGLGIKTNVDLTKLLQTGDFICKNLGRPSGSKVAVAAKI, from the exons ATGTCGAGCTTGGAAGAACCCCTTGGTTTGGACAAATTGCCAAGCCTAAGCACCATTGATCTTTCAAGAAGGTTTTCATCTACACGTTGCAGCACTAGTGGAGAGGAGACTGGATTTGGATGTTGCTGGATTGAAGGAAAGAATTGGGGATCATCCAATAGCTACAA GGAAGATTTGAAAGAATACATGAGAGAAGCTTTCATTTGGAGACACCATACAAGAGAAATCACACACAATGATATCATCTGGGAAATCGAAGGAAGGAACCATGAAACAAATGGAAATCGTTCTCATTCGCGACATATACCAAATCTTCAAAATAGCTCAATCTCCAATGATACAACCCCACGAGACATGACAAATAAG ATTTTTAGGGGCATGCCAAAGTATGTGAAGATAGTGGAAGTTGGTCCAAGAGATGGGTTACAAAATGAGAAGAATCTGGTACCTACATCTGTGAAGATAGAACTAATTCATAGGCTTCTTTCTTGTGGATTATCTGTTGTTGAAGCCACAAGCTTTGTTTCCCCCAAATGGGTACCTCAG CTGGCAGATGCAAAGGAGGTTGTTGAAGCAGTTAAACATTTGGAAGGTGCAAGATTGCCAGTATTGACACCAAATTTAAAA GGCTTTGAAGCTGCTATTGCAGCCGGAGCAAAGGAAATTGCGGTTTTTGCTTCGGCTTCTGAATCCTTCTCAAAGGCAAACATTAATTGTACTATTGAAGAAAGTCTTATTCGTTACCGTGATGTTATTCATACTGCAACAAAGCTCTCGATTCCTGTTCGCGG GTACGTTTCATGTGTGATCGGGTGTCCAGTTGAAGGTGCGGTGAGCCCGTCAAAAGTTGCATATGTCGCGAAAAAACTTCATGACATGGGTTGCTCGGAAATCTCACTTGGTGATACAATTGGGATCGGTACACCAG GAACTGTGATACCTATGCTTGAAGCGGTCATGGAGGTTGTCCCGATTGAGAAGCTTGCGGTTCACTTTCACGATACGTATGGCCAATCTCTTCCAAACATTTTAGTATCCCTCCAA ATGGGAATAAGCATAGTGGATTCCTCCGTAGGTGGATTAGGAGGGTGCCCATATGCCAAGGGAGCTTCGGGGAATGTTGCCACAGAAGATGTGGTATATATGCTTAATGGCCTTGGAATAAAAACAAATGTTGATTTAACAAAGCTTTTGCAAACCGGGGACTTCATTTGCAAGAATTTGGGCCGCCCCTCGGGATCAAAAGTTGCAGTCGCCGCTAAAATATAA